The genomic stretch TAATagtctattattattatttaaaaaaaataaaaaataaaaaataaaataaaaaacattgatGAACCAATTTTAGTCTTGTAAGAAGGTTGGGACTATCCTCAATCAGTCCAATTTCCTATTCCATTCAAGTCCATTTTCTTCATTCATCATTTCAATTCTGTCAACCAGATTACCATTTTCATTCATTCACTTCCTTCCTATAACTCAGATTTCCACATTCCATCAATATATTCATAAAATACATTCCcaaattagaaataaaattcaGTAGTATTACATTAACCAATCTATCTAAGACCTCAAGCTGTGAACAACTCCTGTGAATTAATTTACATGAATAACAGATGTACTGAAGGTGCCCATTCATCAAACAACATtacttttaaatatatatttaaactaGAAAACATATGGAATGAGGGCCTTGACATCCTCACTGAaatcttcaaattttgagaGGTACCATCTCCTAGTGGCATAACTCCTTCCCATCAGGTAAAAGATAGTGCCCAGAGTGAAAGAGAATACATAGGATGTTTGAGAGATAAATGAGATCCCTAAGAAACCTATAATTTCAAAAAGATAATGTGGGCAAATCACAAAGTCAAATAAACCACCCTTGGGAATCTTATATTCTCTCTCACCCTCTCCCCTCAGTTTGGAGAGGAGGTAATGGTGGTAGAAGTTGCCACTGACTCCTATAAGAAACAGCAAGATTCCAGAATACTTCAAATCAACTGGTGGCTCTGAGATCCCTTGTGTTAGGTGTTGGGCATAGATCATGGTTGCAGTTGACAAGAAGTAACCAAGAGAGATAACAATTACAGAATCAAGAATCATCCCCCCGCTGTATTTGTGAACAAATAGCACCTATAAAACATGGTAACACAAAGgaaattttagtaaaaaaagCACTATTTGGCTCTTATAATCCAAACAAATTAAGTCAATAAGAATTTAACATGGTTCGATTAGAGAAGCTATATGGGcagcaatgtttttttttttggtcttcagccccccctctctctctctctcaaacatcaAGCTAATTTTGAGTACAATGTAAAAAATTACCTATTGACACATACACTGTTTGTAGGCAAAAAATACCAGGAGAAAATTGGATTCACAATCAAAGAAAATTTGTTGGAAGACATCAAAAATCTGTTCTGGGTCAGTGTCACATCAACTAAAGCACTAATCTAATAATACAATCAACTAGGGCTGAGCGTCGGTCGGGAATGTCGGTTTCagtagaaaaattttattttcacctTTCGAACCGAcaatgtcggtaaagtcggttatttcaccgacttattccgtcaaattttattttatttcgcattTCAAACCGAATggcggtcggtaaagtcggtatCGGTCGgaagtcggtaaagtcggtgtcGGTAATGTCGGTATGTGGAAAAGTGGCAAATTTGTTAGTAAAGTCGGTCAAAAGTCGGTCGGTAAAATCAGTTCGGTTAAAAAACCTCTTCCGCCTACCGAACCAAAAATttcggaataaaaaaaatcataccgCCTATTGTCCGTCATCTAGTCGGTAACGGTCGGAAGTCGGTTAGTTGGTAATTTGCTCAGCCCTacaatcaagtaaaccacattGTTGAGAATCAAATCTGCAGTAAATTAGAGTTCATATGTAATTTTACCTCCAAGACCCTCTTGAAGAAATGAAGGGTTAGAGCTGCATCGAGCAATAGAAATCGGACATCCTGATGCTGAAAAAGAACAAAGGATGCGAGACCAGCAAGAAATGCGGGAGTATAAAGAATGAGCATGCCTGTTCTGCCAGAAACTTTAATTTGCTTTCTTCCATTGTTTGGAGAATTTACATTCCAAAACTTGGAATACTGCAAGTGCTTTCCTTTTACTTCGGAGAACCCAGTAACAGCTAAGGATGTTAAGCTAAACACTGACATCCCTGTGATGAACAGAGAAAGGGGTGGTGGGAAAATAAATCTCAGCAAGAAGGAAGCCGCCATGGTTAAGAAAactttgctctctctctctctctccagatAGATACAAGTGTTCAACACTTCTACACAAAGGTAGAAGAGATGACTATTAAATAAGATTTGACGTTGGGTCCACATAGACCACATtctatgaatttaattattctaCTGGCCAACATGTGTTTATCAATTTATACATGCTTTGAgatgtttatatattttttttccctatggAATTCATATATGAGTTTAACTTTGGTCCAGTTGATCCTTAAAACCACCTCTTTACAGCCCCAATCAGCAACTGCCACATTAGCACAAGCACAACAAGTGCACAAAATTAAACTACACCCTAATTCACTGGATGAAGACAAGAGAACGAAGAAAAGAGACCCAGCGGCCAGCGCTGGCCGTGGGTTTGACCCAAGGCTGGCCAGACCAGCCACCCACGGCCAGCGCCGTGGGTCTGGCTGGGTCACCCTCTCTGGCGCAAGCAGCGTATTTTTCGACAGCCCAGTCCGATCCACAACAGCGAGCCGGCGTCCTTCCTCCGGCCATCCTTAATGTAGCGCCCCAGATTTAAAAtcttcatttaaaaatattaatttgaagataatattattttaatatttatattaagtaatgagatttgttcttgaagaatttatagattatatgaatattataagaataaatttttatttgagatgATTACATCCTAAGGTTTAGAATAGATTATAGCTTGATAATTTAGTTAGTGactttaagagatatgatgGTATAATAATACATATTATACATTTGAAGGAAAGTTAGCTTTGAGGAATAGTTGATTTGGTGTTAGCAAACAAAGAAGGGTGTAAGAATGGTTAGATGAGATTAGATATAACTTAAACAATCAATTATTGCCCTGCCTCAAATTTGGTAACAAAGTCAATAAGATGAAGGTTCATGTCATTTTCGCGTgatttcaaatgaatttttgCAAGTTTGACAATGATCAAACAGCCAATTAAGTTGATGATCTACGGCATCCATCCAATTTCAAGATTGAATTATATGAAGATGGAGGTGATTCCGTCCCCCAATAGGATATCGCAAAAAGCCTAATAGTAACTTTGAAAGTTTTACGAATATTCATGATTGATTAATGATTCTATAATATTGACAAATGCGCACTCTTTTGATGTTGTAGCAGGCAGAGTTTCTAAGTCCTTGTTAGAACTTTGACCATGTCCTAACTTCCTAATTataatctaattttttattttgttctttgtttgctttcATTGTCTTTTTCAAGTCAATTAAGTCATTTAATTTCTGATCTAGAAACGAATGATAAGGACTTTTGACAAGTCCCAAAACATGCCGAATAAGAGACTTTTATGCATTTCAATCTACATTTACTTCCCAAAGAATATTCAGGCGGCTTGAAGAACATAAGTAAATGGTAGGCATGCATTATTACTTTCAGACTCAAACTGGTTGACCATAAAATCGTGCACTGcttcttgttttgttgtttcaataaaaaatgtgaaagaggatttgatttttctttgccAATTTTTTTCTGAGCAGTTTCACCATTATATTGTCCGAATATATTAGGGAATTTGattctaattaattgtaatttttcgtAATCAGATTTGATGATAACTAAATCTAATTGATTCGATTGTAATTAGATTTGACAATAATCAAATTAGATTATCTACCCccaattcttttataaatatgaGTCTTTTGTATTGTAACAATATCAAGGAATAAGAACAAAATGtagctacttaaaaaaaaaaaatgtagccaTTTGGTCTTTTATTTGGTGAACGTGACCGAGCCAcgtaaattattgtttcttattttctttattccaCTTTGTCTTTAATTTCGTTTACAATCATCTTTTCTTTCATATGTGacattaaactaaaattacaaaGAGGGTGGGTGGTACACCCCAACAAACACCTCAAAAACAGTAAATAAAGTGGAAGAGGATCctctggagaatatccagttaatggttAGGATCTATTCCATAAATAGGATatctgtcccattaataaaaaaaaaaaaaaaattatacatttttaaaacaaaattataaaaaaattaaagggtcgCTGGCCATCCAAGGGccagatctaaaaaaaaaaactgttttggccattgggagtggccggaccacccccaaaggccataggatggtctggccacccctagtcggccattggggtggctctcaagccacccccagcttaaatggggtggtccggccaccccttatggccaagatggggtggccagctaccctttatttttttaatctgatatatatatatatatattggtagtggaacatgtgtcctatttgtggctgtaagatttctaagaagaaatctcaactatgaactggatattctccagttcattatGGACTAAAGAGGATCCTATTTGATGGTCCCTCTGCCCACTGACTTTTCTTATTTGATGATTAATATGACTAAGCCTAGGATTAATATAATAAACCTAAAGATAAAGTAAATCATGAAGCCATGTGGGTGGGGGGATCTCTGCCACATGTGTCCCCTTAGGCCGGTGTTTAAGCCTGTGCTTAAGCCGGTGCTTTTTAGGCTTGTgcaatatattaatatttatttgatgGTCCCTTATACTTTCTTGTTGGTTCTCTTCACAGCTGTCACCTTTaaggctggcaaaacgggtaaaTGGATAGACACGATTACGACCCTTAAAGACTCGTGACACGATTAACCTATATACGAATACAACCCGTTTAGCGAAACGGATCAACAGGCCTGACATGATTATAACACAGAAAATAGttgggtaacccgacacgacccgtttaaaataaccgggtcatatcgggtaTACACGACCCGTGTTCTTAGTAGGTAACCCGACACAACCCATTTAAGaaacccaaaatgaaaaatagaaaaaattatgtaaGAATAATACTAATGCCATTGTTAATTgtgaacaaattaaaaatattcacaaagattagcaattttcaactctataCATATTAGATAGTCCATTTCCATTAGGGGCGATCATGCGGTTACGGGTACCGCCTAAGTGGTTAGTAAATATTATTAACCGCATTCGCTAACCGTTAGGCAGTTAACCACTCGGTTAGCGGTTAAGCagtttcttaagaaaaaaaataaaaaaaaaattttgtaatgaGCATTCTTTGGTTAAACCAAGATTAGCTCAtgtgaatattttttaaaaatttaaatttaaaataaaatagcttaAGAAGCTAGCTTATATTGCTAGCACGTAGCCAAGAGCTTGTGC from Corylus avellana chromosome ca1, CavTom2PMs-1.0 encodes the following:
- the LOC132161842 gene encoding uncharacterized protein LOC132161842 encodes the protein MAASFLLRFIFPPPLSLFITGMSVFSLTSLAVTGFSEVKGKHLQYSKFWNVNSPNNGRKQIKVSGRTGMLILYTPAFLAGLASFVLFQHQDVRFLLLDAALTLHFFKRVLEVLFVHKYSGGMILDSVIVISLGYFLSTATMIYAQHLTQGISEPPVDLKYSGILLFLIGVSGNFYHHYLLSKLRGEGEREYKIPKGGLFDFVICPHYLFEIIGFLGISFISQTSYVFSFTLGTIFYLMGRSYATRRWYLSKFEDFSEDVKALIPYVF